ACATGCCAAGACGAACTTCCATCCCGTGGTGGAAGTCTACCGGCCTGACTGTCTCCGAGTCACGAGGGTCTGCAAGGAATGAAAAATACTTGTTTCAGATAAACTGATATTGAATTCTAACACCATGAACACAATCTTCTGCTTCTGTCGAGCATCAAAAAAGTATCAAAGTATGGATTTTTCATCGAATAGCTGCTGGTGCATACTGAGATACCATCAAACTGGAGTCAACTGATCTAGAGAAATGAATGCAGCATCGAGAAACATGCAATGCAATAGGAGTAAAAGGACAATTACCATTCAAGTAATCCTCAAAACCAAAGTCATCAATGGCTCCTGTGTAGACTTCCAAACCTAGCATTGACGAGGGAATTGGTCCAGCCGGTCTTTGAAACCTAAACATTCCAGAGAGAAAAAGATAGATTTGAGAACAGTACaaccaaatattgttttttttttcacacaaGCAGATCATGCAGCAAACACTTTATACCTTATGCTCCCCAATGCACACAAGATTATATCAAGTTTTAACCGAGAAAGGGGCAAGGCAGTTAAATACAAGTTAACACATAGGTACTGGTAATGCACACAACTATCATAACGCCAATGAAAACAATCGAATAAACAGGAACTTATAAATGTATGCgtcaaacttaaaaaaaattaaaaccacagACTGGTTACACAAAGATAACAAAAACCTTTTATCTATAAACTCTTAGTTTCTGATAATTACTACTCATATACATGGCATTTTTGATTCAACCAAGTGGCAATTTCTAGATAATGTTGCAACTCAAAGCAAACTTACCGAGAGAGAATTTGCCTGTCCATATCCATCTTCAATGGAAGTGCGGTGCCGTAGGTATGCCCAATGATCGTCCTCTTCGTGGCCTCATGAGATCTTTTTTCCTGAAACCGTATTGTTAAGGATCCAAAGTGACTAAagattgaaacaaaacaaacaaaaattataactttcagCAATTGGGAATTCTCCTAATTGCTACTCTCAAGTGACTCGAATCAAACCGTACTAGCTATACAAAGCAAATCCGAAGTTCCTTTTTTTGGCTGATTAACACAGAAACAAACAGATTCAATCTGTAATCTAGAAAATCAGAGAAGGACAAGGAAGAGCTGGATTACAGATTCGTAAGAGGATTCGAGTGGGTGAGATCCGACGATGTCGCTCTTAACGCCGTTGAGACCAAATCGAAGAGCGTCTCTCTTCACACCACCGATCTCATGAGCTATCTTCTTCGGAGACTCCATTGTTCCTCTttgttcctcttcctcttcctctttacTTGCCTCTGCGACTTTCGGAGCAAGAAAACTAAGAGACCAATTTTAATAATGGGCAATAAGACAGGCTTTTAGGCCCATTTCTATTCTTACTGGGCCTATTTAGATCGGCTCTCATGAATAGTCCTCGAGATTTACAATTACAGCCCTTTTGGATTTTATTTACGTACCTATATTTTAAACATCTTATTCacacacaaaaagaaagaagagaattCTGGTTCAATTTTGTTCTTCAGTTACCATGTTTCATACTACGTAGAAGCAAGTCTTTTTTCTGCCATGTATTTCACATTTTATATTGACGATATACAAATCTAATACTATAACTCAGGTAACCAAATTATGTTTCACATTTTCATTATATGTTCAATAATTATGAGTTTAAAAGTTGAAGTGTGATTTAAATCttctttttctaatttatttgataGCTAAACTGTAAATCAGCAAGTATATTATTTCTAAAGAAAGACACCCGGACGCAGTGGAGGTCAGTCGGTCAAGGTCAgactaataaaaaataactaatagtACCACAAAGACAGAGAGAAATATATAGTGTGAATATTAAAAGCAGCTATTTCGGCGAGTTTATTTCATAGGGTAATCTGAcaaatgaaattttatataatataaagttaCTTGCAATTTTCAACAAAATCTTTTCAGATAATCAGTTCCCAGgcatttgttaattaaatattgTCGATTACTCATAGGTACTTAACTATCCAACTAGCCAAGTCTAGATATTAATTAATGTCAGTACACCTCCAACTTGCTTTGAAGAAAGAACAAAcatgaagaagaaaacaacaaaaactgcaataattttatatataataaaattaattaaacattgAAAAAGCAAAATTCGAGATCGCCATGTTACACCGAACCTCAATTGAACGGAATCTGACTTGAAACAGTAATTAAGAAACTAGATTAACCACTAGATCtcaatatttttagataattaaGAAAgtctaaacaaaataaatgaaaaggtAGGCTGGATCTCTTAAACTTAAAACTAAGTAAATACaccaatttatatatttttccaaCACCAGTTTAATACTACactaatttaaaatagaaatcaatTCAGAAACTCAAATCGGTAGAATATAatcaatattatttattttgtgtactcTCTCTGTATCATTCTAAATAGTGTTTAAGTTTTTTGCACCAATATtatgaaaattcaaaattttatgcaatttattttagttacataaaagtaacattaaataaaacaaattcaaccaataagaaaaaatgtaatattttgtCTTTGGTCACAAATTTAAAGtgacattaaattttatcttgAATAGTGAAAATATCACCtgttatgaaacaaaataaaaaaatttaaacaccaAATACAAAATAAGTTTAATTGCAAGTAGAGATGACTTTGGTGTAAATTTATTTGTGGAAGTAAAAACCGGcaattatcttattatatagagtttggttcttcaaagttgataattaacaattatatatttaagattgtgacatgtgttaatctatctcataattaaaaaaatatatataattaaagtattatatataataaaatatagaaaatgaaaatattgtgacatgtgttaatctatcttataattaaaaatatatatattaagatattaaataaattttattaaaaattaattataaatattatttaatagtaatttttctttttaaaatctcaatcaaaaaaataattccaaaagattatttgataataattttctttctaatgctgtgacatgtgtttaaatatatactgattaaaaatatatataataagataataaaaacgaattttgaaaaaaaaatacttttaaaaattattaaaattgaattcTTGAGCTTTTAAGAGCTCAAAATAATAGTTCATGGTGGTTAGAAAATTGCCGATaacaaaattgttataaataaaaaaaatgtttagggTCGATTGGTTTTTTGTCATTTTCGAAATAATTGagaaactaaattataatagcaattttgtaaatatttcaaaaacataaatagggtttgaAATTTCATGGgtgaataataataagaaaaaaaaagaggttgcTTTTAAgtttgacttgaaattttaGGTTGTTTTGAAAACCTCCCTTTTTAGGTTAggaatgtgattgtttaatattatatatatatatatatatatatatatgtataatatttaacataagtatataatttatattttattacatatgTTCAATAATGATTTACCTTTAATCTTAACTTTAGTATTGTAATAATTATTTGGACCAAtatttccaaaagaaaaaaatta
This Brassica napus cultivar Da-Ae chromosome C6, Da-Ae, whole genome shotgun sequence DNA region includes the following protein-coding sequences:
- the LOC106402679 gene encoding cyclin-B1-2-like, yielding MESPKKIAHEIGGVKRDALRFGLNGVKSDIVGSHPLESSYESEKRSHEATKRTIIGHTYGTALPLKMDMDRQILSRFQRPAGPIPSSMLGLEVYTGAIDDFGFEDYLNDPRDSETVRPVDFHHGMEVRLGMSKGPVAPSFI